The Acidobacteriota bacterium genomic interval GTCGGGGAGGGTTTCCACCCGCGCCTGGAGGAACGGCTGAGTCTGTTGGGGAGCTCCCAGGCTCGCCCGCGCCAGGCCTTGGATGAGGATGCGTACCCGGCCGTCGGGGAGCTTGAGCATGCGCAGGATGGCGGCGACGGTGCCGACGCTGTAGAGCTCGTCCAGCTCCGGCTCTTCCTGGCTCGAATCGCGTTGGGAGACGAGGAGGATCAGGCGATTGTCCTCGAGGGCTCGATCCACCGCCCGTAGGCCTTCCTCCCGGCCGACGGAAAGGGGCAGGATGATGTACGGGAAGACCACCGCGTCGCGCACCGGCAGCACCGGTAGGACGTCGGGGATGGTGATGGTCTCTTCGCTGTCGAGCTCTGGATTGTGGGCCATGATGGTCTCCGTGGACGGCGCGCCGGGACTGGGGGGCGCCGGGAGGGGCCGTTGCCGAAGGGGCCGCCTGAGGACGGCTGGCCTCCGGGCGCTGCCGGCGCCTCAGGTCTTGATCCGCGCGTCGTCTTCGGCGGAGGGTTCGGGGGTCTTGCGGGTGGGCAGGGAGCGGACCATCTCCATGAAGGCGTCCACATCCTCGAAACGGCGATAGACCGAAGCGAAGCGGATGTAGGCGACCTGGTCCAGCTCTTTGAGTCGTTCCATGATGAAGCTGCCGATGTCCTGGGTGCTCAACTCCCTCTCGGTGGTTTGGTGCAGCGACTGCTCCAGCGCGTCCACCAGCTCCTCCAGTTGCGAGACCGACACGGGCCGCTTCTCGCACGCCCGCAGCAGTCCGGCCATCACCTTCGAGCGGCTGAACTCCTGGCGGCTGCCGTCGTTCTTCACCACCATGTAGGGGATGTCTTCGATCTGCTCGTAGGAGGTAAAGCGGTGCTCGCAGTGATTGCACTGGCGGCGCCGGCGGATGGTCTCGCCATCACGGCTCTCCCGGGAGTCCACCACCCGATCGTCGTTTTGTCCGCAATAGGGGCATTTCATGGTGCCCACCTCCGTCCCGCCGCCGACCCCACGCAGGCACCCACCGGATTCATCGACGGATCGGGTGGGGAGAAGGCCCTCACTCACCGCCGGGGTTGGCGGGTCCTTTCGGATTGAGGGCGATGCTGAGCCGCAGCAGAACCTTTTCCAGGCTCGCCGGGTCCCGAATGTCGACGTGGAAATCGCGTACCGCGTCGACCACCTGGTTGTTCTCGTCCTCCACCTGCAGGTTGAGGGAGAAGCGCCGCAGGCGATGGAAGTCGGAGCGGTTGATGGTCATTTGGATCTCGCGGCTGAGCTCTCCGCCGCCGTTGGCTCCTGTCCGGGGGGCGGGGCGCGCCGGGCGGCGTCCCTTGACCTCTCGGCGCAACTTCTCCAGCTCGCCGAGGACGTCCACCGACTTGCGGGCTTTGGCGCCGGAGGGTTTCTTGGCCGCGGGCTGGGACGGAGCTGCCGGGGCTGCCGCTGTCGGGGCCGCCGCCGGTGGTGGGGCGGGCTGGGCCGGCGGACTGGGAGCTTGCGGACTGGCGGCTTGGGGTGCTGGCTCCTGGGCCGCGGGTTGGGCCGGAGGGGCTGCCGCAGCGGGCTTGGGTGGAGCCTGAACGGCGGGTTTGGCTGGAGCTTGAGCCGGCGGTTTGGCTGGCGGCTTGGGACCCTTGCCCCGGTCGCCGGCGTCGCGGGCGAGCTTCTTCTTGAGCGACAATAGGGTCAGCCGGGAGATTCCCTTGAGGGTTTCGAAGACGCCGTTGCCGTTCAGGGCGGAGGCTTCGAAGTACGGTCGCTTGCCTTCGGGATTGAGGGCGCTGTTGAGCTCTTCTACCGAGCAGATGGAGGGCAGATCCCGCTTGTTGTACTGCAGCACCATGGGCAGATCCCCGAGCTCGATGCCCATTCCTCCCAGATTCTCTGCAAGGTTCTTCAGCGAGTCGACGTTGGCCTGCAGCATGGGCTTTTGAGAATCGGCCACGAAGACCACGCCGTCCACACCCTTGAGCACCAGCTTGCGGGTGGTGTTGTAGAAGACCTGACCGGGAACGGTGTAGAGCTGGATGCGGGTGCTGAAACCGCCGATGGTGCCGACGTCGATGGGCAGGAGATCGAAGAAGAGGGTACGGTCGGTTTCGGTCTCCAACGAGACCATCTCGCCCCGGCTGTCGCCGGAGGTCTGGCTGTAGATGAAATGCAGATTGGTGGTTTTACCGCAGAGACCGGGACCGTAGTACACGATCTTGGCGGCCATCTGCATGGTGCTGTAGTTGAAGAAAACCATGGGGGTCAGTACCGCCGATGTGGGTGGGAGAGCATAGCACCGGTAGATTGGGTGGTCAATGGACGCAAGGTTTCACAAAGCCCCTGGTTACGGGCTCTCGCGGGTTGTCGAGAGCCGGTCTGCACGATCGATTTTCGAGCGGGTCTGCCCGTCG includes:
- the nrdR gene encoding transcriptional regulator NrdR translates to MKCPYCGQNDDRVVDSRESRDGETIRRRRQCNHCEHRFTSYEQIEDIPYMVVKNDGSRQEFSRSKVMAGLLRACEKRPVSVSQLEELVDALEQSLHQTTERELSTQDIGSFIMERLKELDQVAYIRFASVYRRFEDVDAFMEMVRSLPTRKTPEPSAEDDARIKT